From a region of the Pukyongiella litopenaei genome:
- a CDS encoding cytidine deaminase, translated as MILRETALAVRENAHAPYSGFKVGAAIRAASGKVYAGCNVENAAYPEGTCAEAGAIAAMVASGDREIAEVYVVADSHEPVPCCGGCRQKLAEFGGAAVPVTLATVAGAEQVTSIAALLPGAFVRDHMGD; from the coding sequence ATGATCCTGCGGGAAACCGCGCTGGCGGTGCGCGAAAACGCCCATGCGCCCTATTCCGGGTTCAAGGTCGGTGCGGCGATCCGCGCGGCCTCGGGCAAGGTCTATGCCGGGTGCAATGTCGAAAACGCCGCCTATCCCGAAGGCACCTGCGCCGAGGCCGGGGCGATCGCCGCGATGGTCGCGTCGGGCGATCGCGAGATAGCCGAGGTCTATGTGGTGGCCGACAGCCACGAACCCGTGCCCTGTTGCGGCGGGTGCCGTCAGAAACTGGCCGAGTTCGGCGGCGCGGCCGTGCCGGTGACGCTGGCCACGGTGGCGGGCGCCGAACAGGTCACCAGCATCGCCGCGCTGTTGCCGGGCGCCTTTGTCAGGGACCACATGGGAGACTAG
- a CDS encoding NADP-dependent malic enzyme — protein MSDNQSLRQAALYYHEYPRPGKLEIRATKPMANGRDLSRAYSPGVAEACLEIRDDAANAARYTARANLVAVVTNGTAVLGLGNIGALASKPVMEGKAVLFKKFAGIDCFDIEVDEKDPEKLAEIVCALEPSFGAINLEDIKAPDCFIVEKLCRERMNIPVFHDDQHGTAIVVGAAAKNALHVAGKSFEDIKIVSTGGGAAGIACLNMLLKLGVRRENVWLCDIHGLVHEGRDIDMNPQKAEYAQRTDLRTLDEVIDGADLFLGLSGPNVLKPAMVAKMADRPIIFALANPNPEILPDAAREVAPDAIIATGRSDFPNQVNNVLCFPFIFRGALDVGATEINDAMQLACIDGIAELARATTSAEAAAAYRGEQLTFGADYLIPKPFDPRLVGVVSTSVARAAMESGVATRPIDDLDAYHARLNQTVFKSALLMRPVFEAAGAASRRIVFSEGEDERVLRAAQAVLEETTETPILIGRPEVIEARCERHGLTVRPGRDFEIVNPENDPRYYDYWNTYHQLMERRGVTPDLAKAIMRTNSTAIGAVAVYRGEADSLICGTFGEYRWHLNYITQILGTDQLRPHGALSLMILEDGPLFIADTHVHQLPQPEHLAEIAIGAARHVRRFGLEPKIAFCSQSQFGNQAEGSGKRMRAALEILDSEPRDFCYEGEMNLDTALDPELRARIFPGSRMEGEANVLVFAHADAAGGVRNILKMRAGGLEVGPILMGMGNRAHIVSPAITARGLLNMSAIAGTPVTQYG, from the coding sequence ATGTCCGACAACCAGTCCCTGCGTCAGGCCGCGCTGTATTACCACGAATATCCAAGACCCGGGAAACTCGAGATCCGCGCAACCAAGCCGATGGCCAACGGCCGCGATCTGTCCCGCGCCTATTCCCCCGGCGTGGCCGAGGCCTGTCTCGAGATCCGCGACGACGCCGCCAACGCGGCGCGCTATACGGCGCGGGCCAACCTGGTGGCGGTGGTGACGAACGGGACGGCGGTGCTGGGGCTCGGCAATATCGGGGCGCTGGCCTCGAAACCGGTGATGGAAGGCAAGGCGGTCCTGTTCAAGAAATTCGCGGGCATCGACTGTTTCGATATCGAAGTAGACGAAAAGGACCCCGAAAAACTGGCTGAAATCGTCTGCGCGCTGGAGCCGTCCTTCGGCGCGATCAACCTCGAGGACATCAAGGCGCCCGACTGCTTCATCGTCGAGAAACTCTGCCGCGAACGGATGAACATCCCGGTGTTTCACGACGACCAGCATGGCACCGCCATCGTCGTCGGCGCGGCGGCCAAGAACGCGCTGCATGTGGCGGGCAAGTCCTTCGAGGACATCAAGATCGTCTCGACCGGCGGCGGCGCGGCCGGCATCGCCTGCCTGAACATGCTGCTGAAACTGGGGGTGCGGCGCGAAAATGTCTGGCTGTGCGACATTCACGGGCTCGTTCACGAAGGCCGCGACATCGACATGAACCCGCAGAAGGCGGAATATGCGCAACGGACCGACCTGCGCACGCTCGACGAGGTGATCGACGGCGCGGACCTGTTCCTCGGCCTGTCCGGCCCCAACGTGCTGAAACCCGCCATGGTCGCAAAGATGGCGGACCGGCCGATCATCTTCGCGCTGGCCAACCCCAACCCCGAAATCCTGCCCGATGCCGCCCGCGAGGTGGCCCCCGACGCGATCATCGCCACCGGGCGCAGCGACTTTCCCAACCAGGTCAACAACGTCCTGTGCTTTCCGTTCATCTTCCGCGGCGCGCTGGACGTGGGCGCGACCGAGATCAACGACGCGATGCAGCTGGCCTGCATCGACGGCATCGCGGAGCTGGCCCGCGCCACCACCAGCGCCGAAGCCGCCGCCGCCTATCGCGGCGAACAGCTCACCTTTGGCGCCGACTACCTGATCCCGAAACCGTTCGACCCGCGGCTGGTCGGCGTGGTCTCGACCTCGGTTGCCCGCGCCGCGATGGAAAGCGGCGTGGCGACCCGGCCGATCGACGATCTGGACGCCTATCATGCCCGGCTGAACCAGACCGTGTTCAAATCCGCGCTGCTGATGCGCCCCGTCTTCGAGGCCGCGGGCGCGGCCAGCCGGCGCATCGTCTTTTCCGAGGGCGAGGACGAACGCGTATTGCGCGCGGCGCAGGCGGTGCTGGAGGAAACCACGGAAACCCCGATCCTGATCGGCCGCCCCGAGGTGATCGAGGCGCGTTGCGAACGCCACGGGCTGACCGTGCGGCCGGGCCGCGATTTCGAGATCGTGAACCCCGAGAACGACCCGCGCTATTACGATTACTGGAACACTTATCACCAGCTGATGGAACGGCGCGGGGTCACGCCCGACCTGGCCAAGGCGATCATGCGCACGAACTCCACCGCGATCGGCGCGGTCGCGGTCTATCGCGGCGAGGCCGATTCGCTGATCTGCGGCACCTTCGGCGAATACCGCTGGCACCTGAACTATATCACCCAGATCCTCGGCACCGACCAGCTGCGCCCGCACGGGGCACTGTCGCTGATGATCCTCGAGGACGGGCCGCTGTTCATCGCCGACACCCATGTCCACCAGCTGCCGCAGCCCGAACACCTGGCCGAGATCGCCATCGGCGCCGCCCGCCATGTGCGGCGGTTCGGGCTGGAGCCGAAGATCGCCTTCTGTTCGCAATCCCAGTTCGGCAACCAGGCCGAAGGCTCGGGCAAGCGGATGCGCGCCGCGCTGGAGATCCTCGACAGCGAGCCGCGCGATTTCTGCTATGAGGGCGAAATGAACCTGGATACCGCGCTCGACCCGGAACTGCGGGCCCGGATCTTTCCGGGCAGCCGGATGGAGGGCGAGGCCAACGTGCTGGTCTTTGCCCATGCCGATGCCGCCGGAGGGGTGCGCAACATCCTCAAGATGCGCGCCGGCGGGCTGGAGGTCGGACCGATCCTGATGGGCATGGGCAACCGCGCGCATATCGTGTCGCCCGCGATCACGGCACGCGGATTGCTGAACATGTCGGCCATCGCGGGCACCCCGGTGACGCAATACGGATAG
- a CDS encoding thymidine phosphorylase: MDARAIIARLRRREVPAEDELRWFAQGLADGGVSDAQAGAFAMAVCMGGLGDAGRAALTLAMRDSGEVLRWDLDGPVIDKHSTGGVGDCVSLILAPALAECGGFVPMISGRGLGHTGGTLDKLEAIPGLSTSVAGDRLRRLVTDLGCAIVGATATIAPADKRLYAIRDVTATVESLDLITASILSKKLAASPDALVLDVKTGSGAFMKTGDEARALAQALVGTANAAGCRTSAVITDMNQPLAASLGNALEVAEVMRVLTGAGDGPRGGSLVRISAALGGVLLADAGLATDAQAGAARIAGVIADGRAAERFGRMVAAQGGPLAFVDNWRRFLPEATVIREVPARRSGVVAAIDGEALGLAVVGLGGGRQVESDTVDPAVGLSGIVRLGVRVDKGQPLAVIHAAREDAADAAAAGLGRAITLADAAPPVPDLIHERIVP; encoded by the coding sequence ATGGATGCCCGCGCGATCATCGCCAGACTGCGCCGCCGGGAGGTGCCGGCCGAGGACGAACTGCGCTGGTTCGCGCAGGGGCTGGCCGATGGCGGGGTCAGCGATGCCCAGGCCGGTGCGTTCGCGATGGCGGTCTGCATGGGCGGGCTGGGGGACGCCGGGCGCGCGGCGCTGACCCTGGCGATGCGCGACAGTGGCGAGGTCCTGCGCTGGGATCTGGACGGGCCGGTGATCGACAAGCATTCAACCGGCGGCGTGGGCGACTGCGTGTCGCTGATCCTGGCGCCGGCCCTGGCCGAATGCGGCGGGTTCGTGCCGATGATCTCGGGGCGGGGCCTGGGCCATACAGGCGGCACGCTGGACAAGCTGGAAGCGATACCGGGCCTGTCCACTTCGGTGGCGGGCGACCGGTTGCGCAGGCTCGTGACCGATCTGGGCTGTGCCATCGTCGGTGCGACGGCCACCATCGCGCCCGCCGACAAACGGCTCTACGCGATCCGCGACGTGACCGCGACGGTCGAGAGCCTCGATCTGATCACCGCCTCGATCCTGTCCAAGAAACTGGCCGCGTCCCCGGATGCGCTGGTGCTGGACGTAAAGACGGGCAGCGGCGCCTTCATGAAGACCGGGGACGAGGCGCGCGCGCTGGCGCAGGCGCTGGTGGGCACGGCCAATGCGGCGGGTTGCCGGACCTCGGCGGTCATCACCGATATGAACCAGCCGCTGGCCGCGTCGCTGGGCAATGCGCTCGAGGTTGCCGAGGTGATGCGGGTGCTGACCGGCGCGGGGGACGGGCCCAGAGGCGGGTCGCTGGTGCGGATATCCGCCGCGCTGGGCGGGGTGCTGCTGGCCGATGCCGGGCTGGCCACCGATGCGCAGGCCGGCGCGGCGCGGATCGCCGGGGTGATCGCCGACGGGCGGGCGGCCGAGCGGTTCGGGCGCATGGTCGCGGCGCAAGGCGGGCCGCTGGCCTTTGTCGACAACTGGCGCCGGTTCCTGCCCGAGGCCACGGTGATCCGCGAAGTGCCCGCGCGCCGGTCCGGGGTCGTCGCCGCCATAGACGGCGAGGCGCTGGGCCTCGCGGTCGTGGGTCTCGGCGGCGGGCGGCAGGTGGAAAGCGATACGGTCGACCCGGCGGTCGGGCTGTCGGGGATCGTGCGGCTGGGGGTGCGGGTCGACAAGGGGCAGCCGCTGGCGGTGATCCATGCCGCCCGCGAAGATGCCGCCGATGCGGCCGCGGCCGGCCTGGGACGGGCGATCACGCTGGCCGATGCGGC